From a region of the Bradyrhizobium sp. KBS0727 genome:
- a CDS encoding PLP-dependent aminotransferase family protein, with protein MAALPIQLDRARRIPLAAQIYSAIREGIENGRLASGARLPSWQDLAAQLGVSRGTVRVAYERLIAEQFAIGLGPGGTRVAERQSRSSIPDGSPEAPLLPDLFHEYGNAPLAFQMGVPAQDAFPFKLWSRILTRETRRAAVAPVTYPDPRGDPELRKEVAAYLGLARGVRCNPSQVLITGGFSGALGLAIRGLQLERMEAWIEDPGFPLTRTALGLAGMVVTAVSVDAEGLDVAAGVHTAAGAKLAVVTPGQQAPLGMTMSLPRRLALLAWARRNDSWIIEDDYLSELQLKGRAAPALASLDHGGRVLHIGSFSKTISPALRLGFMVVPPELSRRFAELAASLAPAPAAGMQRAVAEFLREGHYLRHLRRMKRLYAARRESLLRCLGEMAPNSIKVQATAGLAVVLLLPRSASDVHIASRALEFGLAPRPMSAWYMQPARQQGLLLCVTNLNERRLPADCRRLLELAR; from the coding sequence ATGGCCGCCCTCCCTATTCAACTCGATCGTGCCAGAAGGATTCCGCTGGCTGCCCAGATATATTCGGCGATCCGGGAGGGTATCGAGAACGGACGGCTCGCCTCGGGCGCGCGGTTGCCCTCTTGGCAAGATCTGGCCGCTCAACTCGGCGTCTCCCGCGGCACCGTGCGTGTGGCTTACGAGCGTCTCATCGCGGAGCAATTCGCGATTGGTCTCGGGCCGGGAGGAACTCGTGTGGCCGAGCGGCAGTCCCGATCCTCAATACCTGATGGGTCGCCGGAAGCCCCGCTTCTACCGGACCTCTTTCACGAGTACGGAAACGCGCCGCTGGCATTTCAGATGGGCGTGCCCGCTCAAGACGCCTTCCCATTCAAGCTGTGGTCACGCATCCTTACTCGTGAGACCCGGCGGGCTGCGGTGGCGCCGGTGACGTATCCGGATCCGCGTGGCGATCCGGAGCTGCGAAAGGAGGTCGCGGCCTACTTGGGGCTGGCCCGCGGCGTCAGGTGCAATCCCTCTCAGGTGCTCATAACAGGTGGATTCTCCGGTGCGCTCGGTCTGGCCATCCGAGGGCTTCAGCTTGAAAGAATGGAAGCCTGGATCGAGGATCCAGGCTTTCCGCTCACTCGCACCGCACTCGGCCTGGCTGGCATGGTTGTGACAGCAGTCTCGGTCGATGCGGAAGGACTGGATGTTGCCGCTGGTGTCCACACTGCCGCTGGAGCGAAATTGGCAGTTGTGACACCAGGCCAGCAGGCGCCGCTCGGCATGACGATGTCGCTGCCGCGGCGGCTTGCACTGCTCGCCTGGGCTCGGCGCAACGACAGCTGGATCATCGAGGACGATTACCTGAGCGAACTACAGCTGAAAGGACGGGCGGCTCCGGCTCTTGCATCTCTCGATCATGGAGGACGGGTGTTGCACATAGGCAGTTTCAGCAAAACGATCAGCCCGGCGCTTCGCCTGGGTTTCATGGTCGTGCCGCCGGAACTGAGCCGTCGGTTCGCTGAGCTCGCTGCTTCCCTGGCGCCGGCGCCGGCTGCAGGCATGCAGCGCGCTGTGGCGGAATTCCTGCGGGAAGGTCACTATCTTCGCCATCTGCGCCGCATGAAGCGGCTTTACGCCGCTCGACGGGAGAGCCTGCTTCGTTGCCTGGGAGAAATGGCGCCAAACTCGATAAAGGTGCAGGCGACCGCCGGTCTTGCAGTGGTGCTCCTGCTTCCCAGGTCCGCGTCAGACGTGCACATCGCTTCACGCGCGCTGGAGTTCGGCCTCGCGCCTCGTCCGATGTCGGCGTGGTACATGCAACCTGCCCGGCAGCAGGGACTATTGCTCTGCGTGACCAACCTCAACGAACGGCGGCTGCCGGCGGACTGTCGTCGGCTGTTGGAATTGGCGCGATAG
- a CDS encoding NADP-dependent oxidoreductase, which yields MKAIVVTEQAVGTAGMKLVERPEPQAAINDVVVRVHASGFVPTELTWPSTWTDRLDRDRTPSIPGHELAGVVTALGYGTTGLSVGQRVFGLADWYRDGTLAEYVAMEARNLAPLPGDVDFTVGASLPISGLTAWQGLFQHGRLQAGQSVLVHGAAGAVGSTVTQLAREFGAHVIGAGRAADRQAVLDFGAQDFVDLDNDALEDVGRVDLVFDGIGGDVGKRSAALIRAGGTLVSIIGPAEARPADGLAVDFVVESDRAQLSEIVQRVRDGRLRTNIDNVSTLDDAVAALNPTARRKGKTIIRVRP from the coding sequence ATGAAGGCAATCGTTGTGACGGAACAGGCGGTGGGAACGGCCGGGATGAAGCTGGTAGAGCGGCCCGAGCCGCAGGCAGCGATAAACGACGTCGTCGTGAGGGTTCATGCGTCGGGATTCGTTCCGACTGAGCTGACGTGGCCCTCGACCTGGACCGATCGCCTCGACCGTGACCGAACACCCTCGATCCCCGGCCATGAGCTGGCCGGAGTGGTCACCGCTCTCGGCTACGGCACGACCGGGCTGTCGGTGGGACAGCGAGTGTTCGGCCTCGCCGACTGGTATCGCGACGGCACCTTGGCGGAGTATGTAGCCATGGAGGCACGCAACCTCGCGCCGCTGCCGGGCGACGTCGACTTCACGGTGGGCGCGAGTCTGCCAATCTCGGGCCTCACCGCGTGGCAGGGACTGTTCCAGCACGGTCGCCTTCAGGCGGGGCAGAGCGTACTCGTGCACGGCGCGGCCGGCGCAGTCGGTTCGACGGTGACGCAGCTCGCACGAGAGTTCGGCGCCCACGTCATCGGCGCCGGACGCGCCGCCGACCGTCAGGCGGTGCTCGACTTCGGCGCGCAGGACTTCGTCGACCTCGACAACGACGCCCTGGAAGACGTCGGCAGAGTCGATCTGGTGTTCGATGGCATCGGCGGCGACGTCGGCAAGCGGTCCGCAGCCCTGATTCGAGCCGGAGGAACGCTGGTGTCCATCATCGGGCCGGCCGAGGCACGGCCCGCCGATGGCCTCGCGGTCGACTTCGTCGTCGAGTCCGATCGTGCCCAACTGAGTGAGATCGTCCAGCGGGTGCGGGACGGACGACTGCGGACGAACATCGACAACGTCTCGACCCTCGATGATGCCGTCGCCGCCTTGAACCCGACCGCGCGACGCAAGGGAAAGACGATCATCCGCGTTCGTCCCTGA
- a CDS encoding nitroreductase family protein produces the protein MTDGITMTNGTTMTNAVIECILSRSAAKYYDPAATLSDDQIRELVRIGTTAPTSFHLQNWRFIAVRTPEAKARLRPIAWDQPAITEAAVTFIVCGQLADSSVIPGRLAPLVEAGIMPAKMVPDWEIPARDLYMEYPQRQRDEAVRTGTFGAAAMIYAARSLGLGSTPMIGFDAEAVAREFALAEDEVPVMLLSVGTERPGNWPQKPRRPVADVLEFA, from the coding sequence ATGACCGACGGAATCACGATGACCAACGGAACCACCATGACCAACGCCGTCATCGAATGCATCCTGAGCCGCAGCGCCGCCAAGTACTACGACCCTGCTGCCACCTTGAGCGACGACCAAATCCGCGAGCTGGTGCGAATCGGCACCACCGCGCCGACGTCCTTCCACTTGCAGAACTGGCGCTTCATCGCCGTACGCACGCCAGAAGCCAAGGCTCGGTTGCGTCCGATTGCGTGGGATCAGCCCGCGATCACCGAAGCAGCCGTTACCTTCATCGTCTGCGGCCAGTTGGCCGATTCCAGCGTAATACCAGGGCGCCTGGCACCGCTGGTGGAAGCGGGCATCATGCCGGCAAAGATGGTGCCGGATTGGGAAATCCCCGCACGCGATCTGTATATGGAGTATCCGCAGCGCCAGCGCGACGAGGCGGTACGCACCGGCACCTTCGGCGCGGCGGCGATGATCTATGCGGCCCGCTCGCTGGGCCTGGGTTCGACGCCGATGATCGGTTTCGATGCCGAAGCAGTGGCCCGCGAGTTCGCTCTGGCCGAGGACGAAGTGCCGGTCATGCTGTTGTCCGTAGGAACGGAGCGTCCGGGAAACTGGCCGCAGAAGCCGCGCCGTCCGGTGGCCGATGTGCTGGAATTCGCATAG